In Flavobacterium piscisymbiosum, the sequence TTTTTGAATATCGCCACAAAAAAATCGAAGAACTATTCAATTCAAAATAATTTTACGCCCAGATTAATTTTAACGCAGATTAATTAAATTAAAATAAAAAATAAATCTGCCTAAATCTGCAGAATCTGCGTGAAACCAAAATCCTTTATAATCTGTGGCAAAAGAAATATAATAATGACTAAACAAAAAGTTACTTTTTTCTGGTTTCGACGTGATTTACGTCTCGATGACAATATCGGATTATTCAATGCCCTGCAATCTGATTTTCCCGTAATTCCGTTATTTATTTTTGATGAAGATATTTTAGAAAATCTTCCTAAAGATGATGCGCGCGTTAGTTTTATCTACGATTCACTCGAAGCAATAAACAAACAACTTCAGGCAATTGATTCTTCCATCTTAATCAAAAAAGGAAAAACTTTCAACGTTTGGAAATCGCTTGTAGAAGAGTTTGATATTCAGCAAATCTTCTTTAATAAAGATTATGAACCTTACGCTATAAAACGTGATCTGACTATTTCGGCTTTATTAAAAGAAAATAATATAGAAGCTTTTTCATTCAAAGATCATGTGATTTTCGAAGAAAAAGAAATCACCAAAGCTGATGGACTTCCGTACACAATTTATACACCTTATAAAAACAAATGGCTGGAGAAATATCATCTTTCAGGACAAGCTTTTGAATATGACACAAAACCATTGTTTTCTAACTTTGCTAAAAACAATTTCAAGTTTCCTGAATTATCCAAAATTGGTTTTGAAAGAAGCACGATAAAAGTATTGCCTCATAACTTAACTCAAATAGGTAATTATAAAGAAATAAGAGATTTTCCGGCTTTGGATGGTACATCTTATCTTTCTCCACATTTACGTTTCGGGACGGTTAGTATTCGCAAATTAGTGAATTGGGCGAACAAGAAAAACCAGACTTTTTTAAGCGAATTAATCTGGAGAGAATTCTTTATTCAGATTCTGTTTAACTTCCCGAATTGCGTGAATCACAATTTCAAGTCGGCTTATGATGGCATTCAATGGCGCAATAACAAAGACGATTTTAAACGTTGGTGTTCCGGAACTACCGGTTACCCAATGGTCGATGCGGGAATGCGTCAGCTAAACGAAACCGGTTATATGCACAATCGTGTTCGTATGGTTGTCGCCAGTTTCTTATGCAAACATTTATTGATCAACTGGCAATGGGGCGAAGCTTATTTTGCCGAGAAATTACTGGATTTCGAATTGGCATCAAACGTAGGCAACTGGCAATGGGCAGCAGGAACAGGTTGTGATGCTGCACCCTACTTCAGGGTTTTTAATCCGGAAATTCAACTAAAGAAATTCGACGAAAAAGGAATCTACATTCGTAAATGGATTCCTGAATTTGATTTAGGATATAATGAACCAATGGTAGATCACGCTTTTGCAAGGGATCGTGCAATTGCGACTTATAAGGCTGGGATAATTAAATAAATTCCAAATTTTTTATCCCGAAGCTTCGTGACCAAATCCCAATACTTTTCGAAACTTTTACCCAATTTTGTCATCCTTGAAGAAGGAAGGATCTCCGCAAGAAACTCCGTTCCTAAAAGTAAACCCGACAGGTTTTAAAAACCTGTCGGGTTTGTTATTATAATAAAAACGAATTTCTAATCTTTGACGAGTTACGAGTGTGATCCTTCCTTCGTCAGGATGACAAAATTGTAATATTAATGGATAAAAGTTCTAATAAAAACTGCATCCCTAGCCCTGATAGAAGCGATATCCTTTTGTGGCGGGGTTCGCCACAAAAGATATAGCGGATAGCAGGAAACAGCTCCTAAAACTACTTAATGAGTTTATTAAGCATTCCGTTGAAAATAAAACCATGAAACGGTAAAACAGAATACCAATAGAGTTTTCCTAAAATACCTTTGGGTTTGAAGGTTGCTGCCTGATATAAGGTATTGTGAATGATTTTGAATTCGAGCCAGGCTTCTCCGGGCAATTTCATTTCGGCGTATAAGATCAGTTTTCCTTCTTGTTTATTGGCGTATAAAACGCGCCAAAAATCTAAAGCATCGCCGGAATGAATGTCGTGTTTATTGGTTCGGCCACGGCGCAAACCTACACCTCCAAAAAGCTTATCGATAAAGCCTCGTAAACTCCAGAGCCAATCGCCGTAATACCAACCTGTCTCGCCTCCTATTGACCAGATTCTATCTATGGTATAATCGCGATTTTCGATTTCTTTTTTTCTCCGGTCGATGTAGCAATCTTTTTTAGGAACTTTTAGATGTGCCGAGATATTGCGGTTAAAACGTCCGCTTACAAGAGAATCTTTCCAGCTTGAAGCCACTTTATCTTCTTCGACTTTGATTAAAGCTCTCGAAAGCGCTTGTTTATACGTCATGGGCTTCACTTGCAAAAGCTCATTAATGCGATGATCGTTGCAAATAACCTCGACTTTCATACTGCTTACCAAAGCCGATGCCAGTTTATATGAGGTTGAGGTAACAAAATACAGCCAGTATGATGACAATTTAGGTGTCATTACGGGAATAGTAAAAATGTACCGTTTGAGATTTTTTGCTTCGGCGAAAGCCAATAGCATTTCTTTGTAGGTGAGTATATCCGGACCTCCAATATCAAAACTCTGATTATAAGTGACTGGATTTAAAAGTGATTTGGAGAGAAACTCCAAAACATCGTTTATCGCAATGGGCTGGCATTTTGTATTGAGCCATTTGGGCGTAATCATTACCGGAAGTTTGTTGACCAAATCGCGGATGATTTCGAAAGAAGCACTGCCCGATCCTACAATAATTCCGGCTCTTAAAGTGGTTAAGGGTACTATTGATTTCGCTAAAATACTTTCGACATTTTTGCGGGACGACAAATGTTTAGAAAGTGACTTATCATTTACAATTCCGCTTAAGTACAGGATTTGTTGTGACTGAGTCTGATTTATTCTTTCGGTAAAATTAGTTGCCGAAATACTTTCTAACTCATCATAATTGGTATCAGAACCTGACATGGAATGAATGAGGTAAAAAGCGGCATCAATATCGGCAGGAATTGCTGTCAGCGTTTCTTTTTCTAGAAAATCGACTTCAATGACTTGTACTTTTTGCAGAAAATCTGCGGGTATGTAAAACCTGTTTTTATCTCTTACACAGCAAATTACCTGATGTCCCTGCGCCACTAAAATAGGCAAAAGACGTTTACCAATGTAACCTGTTGCACCTGTCAGGAGAATTTTCATAGTGTCTAGATTTTAAAAGTCACTAATCCATAATCCATTTCGAAAATTTGACCTGAAATAGAATTCGCTTTTTCAGAAATCAGGAAATCAACCATTTGGGCAACTTCCTGAGGTTTTAAATAACTTTTCATAGGATGGCGATCGATCATGTTTTCTTTCATGCGATCGTTTCGCAAGATCGAAGCCGCAAGTGAAGTATCTGTAATAGTAGGCGCAATGGCATTGACACGAACTACAGAAGCCAATTCGGCCCCAAGTGATTTTGTCAAGCCTTCGACACCTGCTTTTGCAGTTGCAATACTGGCATGAAAAGGCATTCCTAATTTTACGGCAACGGTACTGAATAAAACGATCGAAGGTTCATCACCTTTTTTTAAAACAGGCAAATATTTCTGAATAACTTTTACAGCGCCAATGACATTGATTTCGAAATCTTTTCTAAAATCATCAATACTTAAATTCGAGATAGGTTTTAGCGTAATAGAACCGGGACAATAAACTAAAGAATCTATTTCGTCTAGATCAGGAAGTTCCTCCTGCAATACATCTAAACCAAAATGAGTAAGATTAGGATGCGTAAGTTCCGGTGCGCTCCTGCTGATATTATACACCCGATTGGTTTCGAGCTGTTGCAATAAAACAGCACTTCCGATTCCTTTGCTTCCTCCGATAATTAGAATATTTCTCATTTATTTAAGTTTAATTTTATTATCGGAGTACTATTTTT encodes:
- a CDS encoding cryptochrome/photolyase family protein, which translates into the protein MTKQKVTFFWFRRDLRLDDNIGLFNALQSDFPVIPLFIFDEDILENLPKDDARVSFIYDSLEAINKQLQAIDSSILIKKGKTFNVWKSLVEEFDIQQIFFNKDYEPYAIKRDLTISALLKENNIEAFSFKDHVIFEEKEITKADGLPYTIYTPYKNKWLEKYHLSGQAFEYDTKPLFSNFAKNNFKFPELSKIGFERSTIKVLPHNLTQIGNYKEIRDFPALDGTSYLSPHLRFGTVSIRKLVNWANKKNQTFLSELIWREFFIQILFNFPNCVNHNFKSAYDGIQWRNNKDDFKRWCSGTTGYPMVDAGMRQLNETGYMHNRVRMVVASFLCKHLLINWQWGEAYFAEKLLDFELASNVGNWQWAAGTGCDAAPYFRVFNPEIQLKKFDEKGIYIRKWIPEFDLGYNEPMVDHAFARDRAIATYKAGIIK
- a CDS encoding SDR family NAD(P)-dependent oxidoreductase; its protein translation is MRNILIIGGSKGIGSAVLLQQLETNRVYNISRSAPELTHPNLTHFGLDVLQEELPDLDEIDSLVYCPGSITLKPISNLSIDDFRKDFEINVIGAVKVIQKYLPVLKKGDEPSIVLFSTVAVKLGMPFHASIATAKAGVEGLTKSLGAELASVVRVNAIAPTITDTSLAASILRNDRMKENMIDRHPMKSYLKPQEVAQMVDFLISEKANSISGQIFEMDYGLVTFKI
- a CDS encoding SDR family oxidoreductase codes for the protein MKILLTGATGYIGKRLLPILVAQGHQVICCVRDKNRFYIPADFLQKVQVIEVDFLEKETLTAIPADIDAAFYLIHSMSGSDTNYDELESISATNFTERINQTQSQQILYLSGIVNDKSLSKHLSSRKNVESILAKSIVPLTTLRAGIIVGSGSASFEIIRDLVNKLPVMITPKWLNTKCQPIAINDVLEFLSKSLLNPVTYNQSFDIGGPDILTYKEMLLAFAEAKNLKRYIFTIPVMTPKLSSYWLYFVTSTSYKLASALVSSMKVEVICNDHRINELLQVKPMTYKQALSRALIKVEEDKVASSWKDSLVSGRFNRNISAHLKVPKKDCYIDRRKKEIENRDYTIDRIWSIGGETGWYYGDWLWSLRGFIDKLFGGVGLRRGRTNKHDIHSGDALDFWRVLYANKQEGKLILYAEMKLPGEAWLEFKIIHNTLYQAATFKPKGILGKLYWYSVLPFHGFIFNGMLNKLIK